DNA from Neoarius graeffei isolate fNeoGra1 chromosome 17, fNeoGra1.pri, whole genome shotgun sequence:
AACGTTGGTCATTTGCCAAAGACACTGATAAAAGTGGTTCCAGATCACATCCCCCTTGGCAAACTCTGTCTTTGGGGAGACGTCCCACTTGTTCATTTGTAAACAGCAAATGCCTCACTTAAAAATAACTGTGTATATATAAGCTAGAGAATCAGTTTTACCAAAGGATAGATAATATAATTCCTAATCAGTGACCATGCCGTGAAGCTTTGCAGAGACATTTGGGCAAGAAGTTGTAAACCATTCAGAGGTTTCTTGTTTCAATTCATTTTTCAGGGAATTATGTTTATAGGACATTTTAAAAGCTTGCTATCTGTTTTTGTCTCCATAAACTAAAACAGAATTATGGAAAATTCCTCGAGAGAGTTCATGTTTGTGCTTCATGGCTTGAATGATACAAGGACAAACAAACATATTTACTTTGCATTTGGTCTAATTGTCTATAGTATGACTCTGTTTATAAATTTGATACTAGCTATTACAGTCATTTTTGACAAAACACTTCATGAACCCATGTTTATATTTATATGCAATTTGTTTGTTAATGGAATACTTGGGGCTTCCGCTTTCTATCCAAAGATCCTTGCTGACCTTTTATCAGAATATCATGTTATCTCCTATATAGGGTGCATCTCACAAACTTACATAATTTATTCTTATGTTTTCTGTGAATACACATGTTTAACAGTCATGTCATATGACAGATACATATCCATTTGTAAGCCCTTGGAGTACCATTCTATTATGACACTTCAGAAAGGTTTGAAATTATTGATTTTTACTTGGCTCTGCTCCATACTAGAATCCTCTGTTGGGCTTTTGTTCACTGCCCAGCTCCCATTATGTGGTAATGTCATTGACAAGCTTTACTGTTCTAACTGGGAAATTGTTAAGCTGTCTTGCATAGATGTGACTTTGAACAATGTATATGGGTATTTTCTAATGTTCTCTCATATAGCTCAAGCTGTATTCATCATTGTGTCATATATCTGCATTATCAAAGCTTCTTTAAGGTCCAAGACACAATGGGCAAAATTCATGCAGACATGCCTTCCCCATTTAATAGCACTCACAAATTTCACTATAGCCCTGCTCTTTGATGTCATGTATGCTCGTTATGGCAAAAGCCAAGGATTGCAAGCTGTACGCAACATCTTAGGTCTTGAGTTTCTTGTTGTGCCTCCTCTACTAAACCCAATAATATATGGATTTAAACTAAGCCAGATAAGACAGGGCCTTCTAAAAATGTACCGGCATAGACGTAAAGCTTTGCAGCACAGCTGATGTGTGACGAcggcctgggaaaacccttcaaatggtttaaaaaatatatttcatattggGGTGGGCGATCTAATGATCTTATGTTGGGAATGATCTTAATTTGGCATATGATCTGGCTTTCAGAGGAATCATACAGATTGCATCAATACACACAGACAACAATGTTTGTGATTACTATTAAATGGGGATGCCATGTCTGCATGAGCAAGCAAAAATCTATTCTGTGCTCACTCAACTCTGCTTGCATGCACGCTCAATCTGTGCTCTGGGCACCTGTGCATTCGTTTTGTCTCTCGTCTTTTTTAACACCAAAAGAGGGTTTGCGCATGCCATATACTGTTTGTAAGTCTGGCCCATGGTGCCGAAAATGGATGTCTTCCTGTAGTTTGGAATTGGTTTGGTTTCTCCTCATCTAGTGCTCGGCAATCAAATGTTACAAAGTTTGCAGGTGAACTGTTGGGGTGACTGGAGGTAAATCTGTAAACATGTTCAACCATCTCAAATTGAAACAACCCAAAGAACATGCAACCATTATGACTACTTTAAGTTCTGGGAACTTAAAACTGATATTCATGCCATTTAGGCAGTtactttttatttgttttgtttctcaATTTGACATATGTTCATAATAAAGTGGCACTGGTATTTTAAAATTAGCTTGGCATCATTTATGTCAAATAGTCTTttattggataaaaaaaaaagcaaaattctAAACTATTTATAGTTTGGTTGTAACTAACATGCATTTTACAGTGGCAGTTGTAAGTTCATGGACCATTCATAATTTTCcacatttctgaataaatatgacccaaaacatcaatcagattttcattcaagtcctaaacgtagataaagagtacccatttaaacaaatgagacataaatattctacttggtcatttatttattgaaaaaaaagatccaatattacatatctgtgagtatgtgagtaaaagtatgtgaagctctaggattaacagtaaaTTTGAACGTGAAATTACAGTCACATGTTTAAAtcactgggatgacaatcagatgttgattggacactgttttatttaaagaacagggatctatcaaagtctggttTTCAAAACAAATTTGTTGAAGtagatcatggcatgaacaaaggagatttctgagaacctccaaaaaaaaaaaaaaagagtagttgATGCTCattgggctggaaaaggttacaaaaccaactctaaacagtttggactccatcaatccagtaagacagatggaggaaattcaagaccattgttaccttctccaggagtggttgaccaacaaagatcactccaaaagcaaggtgttcaatatTTGgtaaggtcacaaaggaaccctgaGTAACTTCTCAACAACTAAAGGCGTCTCTGAcattggttaatattaatgttcatgaatccaccatcaggagaacactcctgatgttgcaagaagaaagccaatgctgtccaaaaagaacacggCTGCCCAACTACAGCTTGTTAAAGATCACAtgagacaagccagaaagctcatctcatcatctctagccgctttatccttctacagggtcgcaggcgagctggagcctatcccagctgactacgggcgaaaggcggggtacaccctggacaagtcgccaggtcatcacagggctgacacatagacacagacaaccattcacactcacattcacacctacggtcaatttcgagtcaccagttaacctaacctgcatgtctttggactgtgggggaaaccggagcacccggaggaaacccacgcggacacggggagaacatgcaaactccacacagaaaggccctcgccggccccagggctcgaacccaggaccttcttgctgtgaggcgacagcactaaccactacaccaccgtgccacccaagccagaaagctattggaaatatTTATTGAGCAGttcagaccaaaatagaactttttggtttaaatgaaaaatgTTACGTTTGGAGAACGGAAAACACTTAATTCCAGCatagacaaatgtcctgacattttcctttaaaattaattggtataattcagaattcattgttccatcagtgatggcaagtcaTCATGGCttggatgcagcaaaacaggccaaaatcACACCTCCATGTCTCACAAAcatgataaggttcttctgctggaattaagtgttttcctttcttcaaacataacatttcccatttaaaccacaaagttctattttggtctaaaCTGCCCACTAAATCAGGGCTTTCCTCAAAGTGCAGATATGCGGCGCTCCACCACGCTGTGTGACATCAGCACCACACTGTcacttgcgcgcacacacacacaaatcataaattgaacaatgcagagtacttgcACCTAAATAACTCCTATTccactctgaaaatgagtaataactatagaaataggaagatattgtaatatataactCTAGACTATCCTGGGACTCAACccagaaatgaaaataaaaggTTTCGCTGTGTGCACTGACTGCTATTTACAACTATACATAAAACCACGCTCTATGCGCTGGTTACGAGATGGCACTGTTGCttgatttgacctcgattctgttcctggcactgTACTGCAGGCTTTTGTGTGAGACTTTTGCCTGTTGGATCTGTAGTTGACAGCTGTATTGCTAATATTTTCATTTCAGCTGCTATATTGttcattattattgcattttttgttgtgcaataaaattaaatatttctctgaattgatgattttagcgggcggcacggtggtgtagtggttagcgctgtcgcctcacagcaagaaggtcctgggttcgagccccggggccggcgagggcctttctgtgcagagtttgcatgttctccccgtgtctgcgtgggtttcctccgggtgctccggtttcccccacagtccaaagacatgcaggttaggttaactggtgactctaaattgaccgtaggtgtgaatgtgagtgtgaatggttgtctgtgtctatgtgtcagccctgtgatgacccagcgacttatccagggtgtaccccgcctttcgcccatagtcagctgggataggctccagcttgcctgcgaccctgtagaaggataaagcggctagagataatgagatgagatgatgtttttAGCGTTTTCATATCAAATCTAATTTTGTCCTTTAAATTTTCCCCCTTGCATATTTGGCaaggtaaaaaacagcaaatttaataaatgTTGAATTGAATGTtgaatcagccctagatgccaccagaatgcaccatttgaagtctctaatgcaagacatgcagttatgttgacggccttgggttgaagtgcccaagagtggcggcgtgcacatatgcagcagctttgctcttctatgatgaactaaatttcattgtacatttgtgcaataacaataaagacattctattctgttaatttcaaaattttccaggagaGCATACCCCTGGACTTCCCTAGCAGCTGGCCTTCCAGGCCAGGCTCTGCATCAGTAGCACcactctgatatttttttctggggaaagctcTGAAAatatttccagtagccttctggtttgtctgatttgggagcagttgggggttaggtgtcttactcaagtgcacttcagccatggacgtagagggaggggaaagcattgttcattcactccccccccccacccccacctccaCATTttactgctggtccagggaatcaaactggcgaattttcggtcccaaagctgcttctctaacctttggcTCATGGCTTCCCCAGCAATAGCAAAAGCTAACGCGCTAAAGAGCTGGCGAACTGTTTGCCACCCTCCAGAGCAAAATGCAATGCATACCTTAGCTATTAGAGTGTCCATTTTACCAATTTTAATACCATGAGTCATCTCACATATGGTATTTGTGGTAAAGCAGAGGACTTGGGCAAAAAGGCATCACTGTTTCAGAAGACAGATGCATTTACATTACAGTTATAGGTTCCATGTAATTATGAATATCAACTGTCAAGATACGAAAATCCAATCTGAAAAATCGGAATTGAACAATGAAGCTTGTAATGTGAACATAGGCATAATTTTGTGCACAAAATAGGAAATAACAAGGTGCTTTAGGAAACGTACATCTTTGTTATTTGTCTTTTTATAGCTATAAAGTATTAACTCAGCAGGGGCAAAATGTGCTTCCCAAGATTGTCATatagttaaaataaataaataaataaataaataaataaatctactcTTGGACGACagtgtgattttatatatattttttaaattcagttTAATTCACTTAAGCAGAAACTCAATTAGTAAATGGAACAAATGcaatatattaaatatatttgtAGTATACCCATGAATAAATATTTCATTTGTACTCATCCTTAGAATAATACCATAAAGATTATCTGTTCTTTGTTTTATGTTACAATGCCAACATTATGTGCTTTCTGCCCATAGGTATAATGTGAAGaatacacaaaataaaatgtTCAGCCTGTCAACATCTCTTGACAATATTTATaatgtctttaaaaaaataaatatctgcAGTGCAATCTGAAAGCAGCAAAAGTCTTCCCGTCTTCTGAACTACTGTGTAAGTCACTTGTACCTAAAGAGTTACTCAACTCCACAACATATTCACAAAATGCCATTTCAAATGAAAGGCCATTATTAGCGTCAAACACAGCATCCATGGTTTTGGGGCCTTTCTATTTTCTGAATTGTTCAAGAATTCATAATTGATTTACAATTAATCAACTTAATACTACAAAATCTTCCCTGTCCAAGAATTATCAATTTCATCAAAATGTTACCAAAGAAATTTGGGACAATTGAATAAAATCTGTTCATTTATTTAACTCTGCATTCTATCACATTATGGCACTGACTATGCCAAACCCTTGGTGCACGCAGAGAGAAGCAGTGTCTGACAAAAATGAAATCTACTACATCTGATAATGTCTGCAATCAGAAACTACACTCCATCTATTTAGTAATGGACAAATCCATCCATTCAATTATCACTGAATTAAAACTACATAGAATTATTTCAAGATGTTCCATTAATCCTAGATGTTTCCATTAAAAGACTTGCCAAGTCTATAAAGCAGCAAAGCAGAGTAGCATCAAATTATGATGTCCCACTAGCATGCTGGACAATTTTGGCATAATGCACTCCTGTGCAAAATCAATTTTTTAATTTCATTCAAAGGAACACACAAGTTGTGAATGAGAAATAACGCACATCACAACCACAGGGACACTACATACAGTAACAACATAGGAACGAATGTTCCATATTAAGAAAACTGAATTGTCTGTTTCTGATCATTAACCCAAATGTTATGGAAGGGATAAAGCCTTGTGGTTTACTGAGTAAAGAGATATTTCAACATAATGACACCAAGTCATGATACATAAATCATAATGGCAGAAACAGGTATGCTTGTTAACTTTAATGTTTCACCCCTTAAGATCTTTGCAGCAATAAAAGAATTAAAGCTGGACATCATTTTATAGCAAGAGATAACATTCCAGGCATTGAAATTATATTAAGATGAAACTAACCCACAATGACACCTGCCCAATTGCTCCTGGTATGACAGAGCTATACTGATCTGAGGATCAGATGATTTTTCTCAGGCTCCAGATACTCCTCCAGCAAAGCAGAGGTCACCTTTGCTAACTCCTCTTCAAGACTTGAGGTGACTCTATaatgataaaaaatatatatattattctggttcctgggcagcacggtggtgcagtggttagcgctgtcgcctcacagcaagaaggtccgggtttgagccccgtggccggcgagggcctttttgtgtggagtttgcatgttctccccgtgtccgcgtgggtttcctccgggtgctccggtttcccccacagtccaaagacatgcagattaggttaactggtgactctaaattgaccggaggtgtgaatgtgaatggttgtctgtgtctatgtgtcagccctgtgatgacctggcgacttgtccagggtgtaccccgcctttcgcccgtagtcagctgggataggctccagcttgcctgcgaccctgtagaacaggataaagcggctagagataatgagatgagatgagatgagatgagatgagatgagatgagatgagatgagatgagatgagatgagatgagatgagatgagatgagatgagatgagatgagatgagattctggttCCTTTTTTAGAGCAGtctttcattttcttttcatcacacgcacacacacatacatatatcatacacacacacacgtgtgtgtgtgtgtgtgtgtgtgtgtgtgtgtgaggtgcttgaaagtttgtgaactctttagaattttctatatttctgcataaatatgatctaaaacatcatcagattttcatacaagtcctaaaagtagataaagagaacccagttaaacaaatgagacaaaaaatattatacttggtcatttatttattgagggaaatgatccaatattacatatctgtgagtggcaaaagtatgtgaacctctaggattagcagttaatttgaaggtgaaattagagtcaggtgttttcaatcaatgggatgacaatcaggtgtgagtgggcaccctgttttatttaaagaacagggatctatcaaagtctgatcttcacaacacatttgtggaagtgtatcatggcacgaacaaaggagatttctgaggacctcagaaaaagcgttgttgatgctcatcaggctggaaaaggttacaaaaccatctctaaagagtttggactccaccaatccacagtcagacagactgtgtacaaatggaggaaattcaagaccatggttatcctccccaggagtggtcaaccaacaaagatcattccaagagcaaggcgtgtaatagtcggcgagg
Protein-coding regions in this window:
- the LOC132864694 gene encoding olfactory receptor 4S1-like, coding for MENSSREFMFVLHGLNDTRTNKHIYFAFGLIVYSMTLFINLILAITVIFDKTLHEPMFIFICNLFVNGILGASAFYPKILADLLSEYHVISYIGCISQTYIIYSYVFCEYTCLTVMSYDRYISICKPLEYHSIMTLQKGLKLLIFTWLCSILESSVGLLFTAQLPLCGNVIDKLYCSNWEIVKLSCIDVTLNNVYGYFLMFSHIAQAVFIIVSYICIIKASLRSKTQWAKFMQTCLPHLIALTNFTIALLFDVMYARYGKSQGLQAVRNILGLEFLVVPPLLNPIIYGFKLSQIRQGLLKMYRHRRKALQHS